TGAATCGCTTCACCGACAAACTGCGGAGCTTTAACTTGCAAGTAAGTAGCTATGATGATCGTCACAAAAATAAAGAAGAAGGAAATCTTATAACGTTTTAAATAATGAAAAAAGAATTTACTTGCTCTTACTAAATCAGTCATTCTTAATCCTCCTCCCCTTTTTGTGTTTCATAGATTTCTTGATAAATCGCATTTGTCTTAGCTAATTCTTCATGCGTTCCTTCACCGACTAACTGTCCTTTGTCTAATACTAAAATACGGTCAGCATGAACGACAGAAGAAATCTTTTGCGCAATTACAATTGTTGTCGTATCTTTTAAGTCATTATCCAACGCTTCTCTAACAAGACGCTCAGAACGAGCATCCAATGCACTGGTACTATCATCCAAGATCAAAATTTTTGGATCGCCGATCACACCACGTGAAATCGACAAGCGCTGCTTTTGCCCGCCGGAAAAATTATTGCTTCGTTCCGCAACAGGCGCTTCGTACTGTAATGCTAGCTTTTCAATAAATTCTTTTGCCTGAGCAATTTCAGCTGCACGAGTCATGTCTGCCTCATCAGCATCTTTTTTCCCTTGGCGTAAATTTTGTGAAATCGTTCCAGAAAATAAAATCGCTTTTTGTAGCACGAAGGAAACGGTTTTCCGCAAGCTTCCTTCATTGACCTCTTTTAGATCGACACCGCCAACTTCAACGGTTCCTTCTGAAGGATCGAATAGACGTGGAATCAATTGCGCTAATGTCGATTTACCAGCACCTGTTGCCCCAACGATCCCAATCATTTCACCTGGCTTGATCGAGAAAGAAACATCTTTCAACGTATCGGATTCATCTCCAGGATAACGAAAGCTAACATGGTCAAATACAACGCTGCCATCTAGATTTTGCTCTGGTACGTCTTTATAGGTGAGTGCCGGAACAGTATCCATGACTTCTTTGATTCGTTTGATCGAAACAGCCGCACGTGATGTCATCATCATCATCATGCCGCCAATAATGATCGCCATCATGATCTGCATCAAATAACTCATGAATGAAGCAATCCCGCCAATAACGGTCGGATCATCTTTCACAAGATCACTCACTAAAAAGATCGATCCAGCGACTGCTAAATTCGCTGCTAGCATAAAGGATGGAATCATCACAGAAAACAATGTTCCAACGATTAAATTGTGCTTCGTCAAATCATCACTGACTTTACTAAAACGGTCTAATTCATTTTTTTCCTGAACAAAGGATTTAACGACACGAATACCTAAAAGGTTTTCTTTTGCTAAGCCATTCACTTTGTCGATCAAGGTTTGGATGATCATAAAGTGTTTGCCCATTTGAGAGAACGACAAGAGTGTAATGATAAAAACTGCAACCACCAATAAAATAATGACCCACCATAACTGCGGCAGCGTCATCATCGCTAAAATAAAACTACCGATGAATAAAATCGGGATTCTAAACAAAGATTGTAAAGCGATCATGATCACATTTTGAATTTGGGTCACATCATTCGTTAAACGAACAACTAAATTACCTGCTGAAAATTCTTCGATATTTCCAAATGAAAAGGTTTGGATTTTACGAAAGGTCGCTTCACGAATATCTGCACTCACCCCTTGAGCAACTTTTGCTGAAAAGATCGTGTTGAAGACACCTGCGATCAACCCTAACCCTGCAATACCGATCAGATATAATCCTAGTTCCTTAATTTGTCCTTTATCATCTTTTATAATTGCTTCTAACACTTGCTGTAATAGTTTGGGCTGCCACAACGCCGACATAACCATGATAATAACTGTAATCAAAGCTATGGAAACTTCCAACTTGTACTTTTTGACGTGTTCCATAATAATACTCACGTAATCCCCAACTTCCTTTATAAAACTAACCTAATCAATACATAGTCTACCTTTAAGTGTGCATTTAGTGTTATGATATGAAATAAGTAAATGAGCGAGACACGAACACATCACTGTATTCCTCTAATTTAACACTGTAAAATTAGGTTGCATACCAATGTACCATTTTTAGCAGTGGAATTCAAGGAGTTCGCTTAGATTTTTTTAGTAGAAGGATGAGAAAAATGGAGTCAAAATTATCAAAAGATAAAATCATTCAAGCCGCCTTTCAATTATTGAAAGAAACGCCTGAAATAGACAAACTCTCAATGAGGAAAGTAGCCAAAAAACTGGGTGTTCAAGCCCCAGCGATCTACTGGCATGTAGAAAATAAACAAGCCTTGCTGCAAAGTATGGCCGAAGAGATCGAAAACCATTTTATTCCTCCAAAACCTCAACAGGGTTGGAAAGAAACAATTTATGCTTATATGGAAAATTATTATGAACTTTATCAACAATACCCGTGCGCTTTAGAAATAGAAATCTTGACTATCCCTTCTTATCCCAGTCGGTTAAAAAATTTAGATGCGATGTTAGGGATTCTCAAAGAAGCTGGCTTTTCTATCGAGCTAAGTTATATGACAGTGACTTCCATGCAGCACCTATTGTTTGGTATGTTACTAGATTCAACTGAAGAACAAAAATTATATAATAAAGTCATCGCTGGTGATGATTACTTAAAACGTCAGATCATCTTAATGAAGCAGTATGTCCAAGAACAAGAACTGGACAATATCCGTGAAAGCATTGATTATCGACGAACTGAAAAGCAAAAAGACTTCTTTATGAAAACATTGCGTGTTTTTTTAAACGGACTTGATCCGCTAATCTGAAAAAGAAGCTTAGACAAAAGTCTAAGCTTCTTTTTCAGATTCGATTGGCAGCCATGCCAACACACGTTGAATCCATTGATCCCAGAAAATCCAATCATGATTTCCCGGTCCCGTTTCAAATGTATAAGCAATAGTATGCTCACTTAATGCCTGAGCCATCGCTTTATTTCCATATAAAAGCGGATCTTCTTCCCCACAGCAAAGAAAAATTTCTGGCACTTCTTTTTTATTTTCTACTAACTGCTCCAATAAAAACATTGGGTCATTTACCGAGCCTTTCATTTGCTCCAATGGTCCAAAAATTCCCTCCCAGTAACTTTTTCCCTTAAGTCCTAATAAATCTTCTGGTCGATCAGCAAGATTCACTGCACCTGATAAAGATGCTACTGCTGCAAAATTTTCCGGTCTTGCTAAGCCTAATTTCAACGCACCATAGCCGCCCATCGATAATCCTGCAGCAAATGTCTTGGCTCTTTTTCTCGTTAGCTGTGGAAATAACTCATGACAAATTTCTGGTAATTCATCTGCAATAAATGTCCAATACTTCATATCGTAGGTGGTATCTGTATACCAACCTAAATCTGTAGACGGCATAATTACCGCCAAGCCCAAATCAGCAACATAACGCTCGATCGATGTACGCCGCTCCCAAACACTATGATTTCCGCCCATTCCATGCAGTAAATACAAAACAGGAACATCAGAAAAGTTGCCTTGTGTTGCTGTCCCTATTTTTTTCTCTGTCTTTTGTGGTAAAACGACATTCAGTGACACTTCCATTTCCAATATATTGGAATAAACATTTGCTTGCAAAAAAGCCATCCAGCATCCCCCATTTTTCTTTTCTTCTATTGTAGCACTATTTTTGATTAAATGAGAATCTACAACAAAAAATAGGGACCTAGCCAAATCTCTTTGACTAGGTCCCAGGGGAGGAGTTAACAATGAAAAAATGTTTGTTATAAGTTGTTTTGTGTTGGTATGTATCTATCATACAAATCAATTATGACTTTTCTTTGTTCAATTTTTGCTTTCTTCAAGAGTTTTTTATAAAGAATCAATTAGTATTCGCTGTAGCTCTTAATAGGTTCAATCCTAAGCAAATATAAATACATCCGGCAATTTTATTTGTCGCCTTTTTCATGTAATCATTTTTATTGAACAGACCTACAAAAAAAGAAGCACCATAAGCGATCGCTAAACTCCAAATTGTACTTGTACACACGAAAGTGATCCCTAAAACCAAAAATGGGAGTGAACCTGACTGAGCATTTGCATCCACATACTGAGGCAGTAAAGAGAGGAAAAATAATGCTACTTTAGGATTCAATACATTTGTCATCAATCCTTGTTTGTACACTTGCCAATCTGTTGTCGTTTGTCCTTCTTTTACGTCCATCAAAGGTTCTTTTTTTAAGATCGAGGAAATGCCTAAATAGATCAAATAGCCAGCACCGAGCCATTTCATAGTATTAAAAGCCATCGCTGAAGTCATCAAAACAGCAGACAATCCTACAGCTGCCAAAATAGTATGGACTAAAATCCCCGATGAAATACCAAAAACAGAGATGATTCCTTGGCGTTTACTACCAAGTGCCGATTTACTCAAAATATAAATCGTATCAGAGCCTGGAATCAAGTTTAATAAAATAGCTGAAACAATGAACGTACCGAAGTTAATAATTCCCATAAATGTATCACTCCTTTTGGACAGTATAACAATAAATTACTCCTTTAAAAAGTAAAAAATAGAGTGCGGGATCAAACTAAAAATCAGTTTTATTTCGCACTCTAAACATGGTAAAGGGTGATCAAACATCAAGTTCTTCGTTTTTTATTCCAATTGGTCGAACCTGATCGACTTTTGTCTCAGTCTCCTACTCAACTATTTTTTCTTCACAAGTGCATTTAAAACCATTGCAGCTATAATCAAACCGATCCCTACAATATAAACATTATGAAGTCCAGCATATAACATCCCTCGTAATGGTTCCAATAACTCCGCTGAGATCGTATTTGCGGTATGCGGGTTCACTAACTTGTTCATCACATCAGGATCAACATTTAAAGAACTTTTCGCAAGCTCTGCCGTTGTCACTGCATTGATGATCACACCAAAAATAGATACCATAAGCGTTTGACCAATTGTTCTAACCAGTGTATTGAAAGAAGTTGCTACACCCATTTCAGAAGGATCTACACTACTTTGAGCATTGACCGTTGTCGTAGTGATCGTAATCCCAAAACCAATTCCTAGTACCGAAGAAATAGCAAAGAACCAGATAAATGAAATCGATACAGGCACCAGCACTAAGAAAATCCCACCTATCAGAGTAATTGTCAAACCGATCGTTAACACTTTTTTAGTCGTATGCTTCTCCATCAATGAGCTAGCAATAAAAGAACCGACCATCCATAAAATCGACATTGGAGCTAAAACAAGACCACCAAGGCCCGCGCTTTTACCTAAAACACCTTGCATCCACATCGGGATATAAACTTCCACACCCATCAAAAAACCGCTGATCAGAGCAGCTACGATATTCACGATCACAAATGTAGAATTTTTAAATAATTTTAGATCGATCACAGGATCCTTTGCTCTTTTTTCAACAAAAATGAAACTGATAAAGAATAGAATAGACGCTCCTAAACAAAGAAATACCTTGATACCAAATCCGTCATCACCTATCAATTGAAATCCTAGTAATAAAGTCAATAAGACCAGCATCAACATTACGCTGCCTAATAAGTCCATTGGTACTTTATTTTGTTCCCTTTTTGGTTCTACTAAAAAGTACGCAATCAATCCTAATAAAACTAGACCGATCGGAACATTAATAAAGAATATCCAATGCCAACCAACAGTATCAACGATGAAACCACCTGCAAGAGGTCCAAAAATACTGGCAATCCCCCAAGCCGCACTATTTAATCCGAGCATTTTCGCTCTCTTATCAATTGAATAAATATCTGCAAGAATCGTCAATGCAACTGGCATGATCGCTCCAGCTCCAATTCCCTGAATCGCTCTAGCAATGATCAAAGTGATCATATTTTGAGCCAATCCACAAAGAGACGAACCAATAATAAAAATAATAATACCTATCATAAAAATCGGTTTCCGACCGATTTTATCGGCTAATTTTCCATAAATCGGTGTTAACATCGCATTTGTTAATAAATAAATTGAAAAAACCCAATTCATGATTTCCATACCATGTAACGATCCAACGATCGTTGGCATCGCTGTTGAAACGATCGTTCCTTCGATTGCGGTCATAAATGTTGCAACGAACACGCTGATCGTTACAAGTTTGACATTTGTTTTTCTTTCCATATATCTCCATCCTTTAATTAAAAATAATGCTTCGCTTATTATGTGACAGTTATTTTTTACTACTCTACTGCTTATGTAGTTTTGTAAAATAGTGCTTTTTTCGCTGAATGTATTTGCTGTGGTTACTTCCTAAGTACTACTCATCATCCGTTTTGGCGGCTTCTTTTGGCAAGCTGAGTCTGCTTTGAGCTTTTTTTATCCTTACCAGCCTTGACGTGATTCTCTAGTATGGTGACTTCGCTCCCTTTGCTCGCCAAGTACTGCTCATCATCCGCTCTGGCAAAGCCAGTCGCGGTGGTTCGCAGCAAAACAGCGCCACTAATTTTCATTAGTAGCGCCGCCTCTGTTACTCACCTAAACTTGCTTTGATTGCTTCGACTTTGTCTGTCTGCTCCCAAGGTAGTTCGATATCTGTACGACCAAAATGACCATATGCTGCTGTTTGTTTGTAGATTGGACGGCGTAAATCAAGCATTTCGATGATTCCTGCCGGACGTAGATCAAAGTTTTCTCTTACTGCTTTGATCAATTTACTTTCTGGTACACTGCTGGTACCAAAGGTATTGATTGAAATCGATACGGGTTGTGCTACGCCGATTGCGTAAGCTAATTGAACTTCAGCTTTTTCTGCTAGTCCAGCAGCTACAATGTTTTTAGCAATGTAGCGAGCGGCGTAACTTGCTGATCGGTCAACTTTCGTTGCATCTTTTCCAGAAAAAGCTCCGCCACCATGACGAGCGTAACCACCATAGGTATCTACGATGATCTTACGTCCAGTCAAACCGGCATCTCCTTGTGGTCCGCCGATAACGAAACGGCCTGTCGGATTAATAAAATATTTTGTTTCTTCATCTAATAAATCAGCTGGAATCACGTGTTCGATCACAAGCGATTTCACATCTTTTTGAATTTGCTCCAGCGTCGTTTCTTCATCATGTTGTGTACTGATTACTACAGTATCCACACGCTTCGGTTTCCCTTGTTCATCATATTCCACTGTCACTTGTGATTTCGCATCAGGTCGCAAGTAAGGTAGCGTTTCTTCTTTGCGTAACTCTGATAATCGGCGAACCAACTGATGACTCAATGAAATAGGTAAAGGCATCAACTCTGGCGTTTCATCGACTGCAAAACCAAACATCAAGCCTTGATCTCCAGCTCCAATATCATCTTTGGCATCCTTGTCTCCGCGTGTTTCAAGAGCATCGTCCACACCTTGAGCAATATCTGGTGATTGTTCATCAATAGCAACAAGAACGGCTACTGTATCTCCATCAAAGCCATATTTTGCTCGAGTATAACCAATATCTTTTAATGTTTGGCGAACGATTTTTTGGATATCCACATAAGCAGTTGTCGATATTTCTCCAAAAACTAAAACTAACCCTGTTGTTACACTTGTTTCACATGCTACACGTGCCTGCGGGTCTTGCTCTAAAATGGCATCTAAAATGGCGTCACTTACTTGATCGGCTACTTTATCCGGATGCCCTTCTGAAACAGACTCTGATGTAAATAAATGTCTCTCTGTCATAATGTATTCCCCCTAGTTATATTCGGTTACAAGGCATCTTTATTTAACTTATCGAAACATCACATATGCTCTCAAATGAAGCTAAACAAATCCTTTCGGGAACTTGTAACATTCCCAGTATAACAGATATCAAAGGAAAAAACTTGCTTTTTAACTGACTTTATTTTGTAACAAAAAAACATCCAACATTCACTAGAACATCAGATGCTTTTCCTATCATCATTTCACTCGCTGT
This sequence is a window from Enterococcus wangshanyuanii. Protein-coding genes within it:
- a CDS encoding LysE family translocator, with product MGIINFGTFIVSAILLNLIPGSDTIYILSKSALGSKRQGIISVFGISSGILVHTILAAVGLSAVLMTSAMAFNTMKWLGAGYLIYLGISSILKKEPLMDVKEGQTTTDWQVYKQGLMTNVLNPKVALFFLSLLPQYVDANAQSGSLPFLVLGITFVCTSTIWSLAIAYGASFFVGLFNKNDYMKKATNKIAGCIYICLGLNLLRATANTN
- a CDS encoding TetR family transcriptional regulator, with the translated sequence MESKLSKDKIIQAAFQLLKETPEIDKLSMRKVAKKLGVQAPAIYWHVENKQALLQSMAEEIENHFIPPKPQQGWKETIYAYMENYYELYQQYPCALEIEILTIPSYPSRLKNLDAMLGILKEAGFSIELSYMTVTSMQHLLFGMLLDSTEEQKLYNKVIAGDDYLKRQIILMKQYVQEQELDNIRESIDYRRTEKQKDFFMKTLRVFLNGLDPLI
- a CDS encoding alpha/beta hydrolase — its product is MAFLQANVYSNILEMEVSLNVVLPQKTEKKIGTATQGNFSDVPVLYLLHGMGGNHSVWERRTSIERYVADLGLAVIMPSTDLGWYTDTTYDMKYWTFIADELPEICHELFPQLTRKRAKTFAAGLSMGGYGALKLGLARPENFAAVASLSGAVNLADRPEDLLGLKGKSYWEGIFGPLEQMKGSVNDPMFLLEQLVENKKEVPEIFLCCGEEDPLLYGNKAMAQALSEHTIAYTFETGPGNHDWIFWDQWIQRVLAWLPIESEKEA
- the metK gene encoding methionine adenosyltransferase, whose translation is MTERHLFTSESVSEGHPDKVADQVSDAILDAILEQDPQARVACETSVTTGLVLVFGEISTTAYVDIQKIVRQTLKDIGYTRAKYGFDGDTVAVLVAIDEQSPDIAQGVDDALETRGDKDAKDDIGAGDQGLMFGFAVDETPELMPLPISLSHQLVRRLSELRKEETLPYLRPDAKSQVTVEYDEQGKPKRVDTVVISTQHDEETTLEQIQKDVKSLVIEHVIPADLLDEETKYFINPTGRFVIGGPQGDAGLTGRKIIVDTYGGYARHGGGAFSGKDATKVDRSASYAARYIAKNIVAAGLAEKAEVQLAYAIGVAQPVSISINTFGTSSVPESKLIKAVRENFDLRPAGIIEMLDLRRPIYKQTAAYGHFGRTDIELPWEQTDKVEAIKASLGE
- a CDS encoding MDR family MFS transporter, with the protein product MERKTNVKLVTISVFVATFMTAIEGTIVSTAMPTIVGSLHGMEIMNWVFSIYLLTNAMLTPIYGKLADKIGRKPIFMIGIIIFIIGSSLCGLAQNMITLIIARAIQGIGAGAIMPVALTILADIYSIDKRAKMLGLNSAAWGIASIFGPLAGGFIVDTVGWHWIFFINVPIGLVLLGLIAYFLVEPKREQNKVPMDLLGSVMLMLVLLTLLLGFQLIGDDGFGIKVFLCLGASILFFISFIFVEKRAKDPVIDLKLFKNSTFVIVNIVAALISGFLMGVEVYIPMWMQGVLGKSAGLGGLVLAPMSILWMVGSFIASSLMEKHTTKKVLTIGLTITLIGGIFLVLVPVSISFIWFFAISSVLGIGFGITITTTTVNAQSSVDPSEMGVATSFNTLVRTIGQTLMVSIFGVIINAVTTAELAKSSLNVDPDVMNKLVNPHTANTISAELLEPLRGMLYAGLHNVYIVGIGLIIAAMVLNALVKKK
- a CDS encoding ABC transporter ATP-binding protein, whose amino-acid sequence is MEHVKKYKLEVSIALITVIIMVMSALWQPKLLQQVLEAIIKDDKGQIKELGLYLIGIAGLGLIAGVFNTIFSAKVAQGVSADIREATFRKIQTFSFGNIEEFSAGNLVVRLTNDVTQIQNVIMIALQSLFRIPILFIGSFILAMMTLPQLWWVIILLVVAVFIITLLSFSQMGKHFMIIQTLIDKVNGLAKENLLGIRVVKSFVQEKNELDRFSKVSDDLTKHNLIVGTLFSVMIPSFMLAANLAVAGSIFLVSDLVKDDPTVIGGIASFMSYLMQIMMAIIIGGMMMMMTSRAAVSIKRIKEVMDTVPALTYKDVPEQNLDGSVVFDHVSFRYPGDESDTLKDVSFSIKPGEMIGIVGATGAGKSTLAQLIPRLFDPSEGTVEVGGVDLKEVNEGSLRKTVSFVLQKAILFSGTISQNLRQGKKDADEADMTRAAEIAQAKEFIEKLALQYEAPVAERSNNFSGGQKQRLSISRGVIGDPKILILDDSTSALDARSERLVREALDNDLKDTTTIVIAQKISSVVHADRILVLDKGQLVGEGTHEELAKTNAIYQEIYETQKGEED